In the Leptospira wolffii serovar Khorat str. Khorat-H2 genome, GTTTTAGTAGATATGAGACCGCCGATTTCCTGATTGAAAGCGGCGCAAATCCTAATCTCTCGAATCGGGACGGTCTGAATGCGGTTCTATTCGCATGCGCCAACGGTAATTTAGCTATTCTTGAAAAAGTTATAAAGTTCGGCGGAAGCTTAAATTCTCAAGACAATAGAAAAAGGACGGCGTTGCACTTTGCGGCATATAATGGTCGTTTACCGATTGCGACTTATCTATTAAGTAAAGGCGCAAGTTTATATGCAAAGGATTTGGATGGCAAAACGCCGTACGATATGGCCTTAGAAAGAAAGAATAAGGATCTATACGATATACTTAAGCCGTAGATTGTCGAATTCGCTTATTCAATACCATTTTTGAATCATATCAAAGTAAAGAAGGTTCAAGGTCGCAAGTTTTATGATTCACGTAAGAGCTGCGAAGTCGTTTTTGCATTCGCCGTCGCAACCTATTGTTTCTGAGATCCCGCCGAAATCGCCGTAGTCAATAGCCAAACGATGCCGAATGCGTAAAAATTGAAATTGTAGGTATAATCTTCTTCCCGGACGAAGCTCACGAAAAAGAGATCCGGGAGCAGTAGTCCGGCCGCGAGAAGGATTCCGGAAAAAATTTGTAGGAAAAGAAGCGTCTTGGGAACCCAAGAACTTCTCCAAAAGCCGCCGAAAAAGAAGACGAGGAAAGAAGGTAGGATAAAGAAGATATTTGAACCCACTCTTACGCTGACATTCTCCACCGTGCTTCTTACTGGTTCGTTCCCGAAAAGAGCGCCTAACTTAGAGAAAAATCCTCCGGAAGTCTCCGTCCCTAGATCGATGGAATAATCCACCCAGGCGCTCAAGCTGAAAAATAATTGCGTTAAGGCCAAAATAAAGAGCAGCTTTTCCTTTCCCGATTTTTCCGAGAAGAATTCGGAGAATCTTCCTATTAGCTGGGAGAGAAATTTCTTCCAGCCTTGGATGACTATCGGCAGGGCGGGGATTGCCAGGCTTAGATCGCGGATCAAATTTCGGATCATCCGACCGAAACCGTGAGTTCGACTTCTACCGGGGACCCGAGCGGCAATGCGGAATTCCCGACTGCGAATCTAGCGTGCTTTCCCTTTTCTCCGAATATCTCGAGCAGAAGATTCGACGCATGATTTGCCACTAAATGTTGTTCCGTGAAATCCGGACTGGATGCAACGAAGACGCCGATTTTCACGATGGCTTGGATTTGGTCCAGATCTCCTATGATCCCCGAAATTGCGGCGAGTCCGTTTAAGGTGGCTTGCTCCGTTGCGGTTTTCAGATCCTCCACTTTCAATCCGGCCCCTAAGGTTCCTGTAAGTAGAAGCTTACCGTCTTTCAGAGGCAATTGTCCCGAAGTAAAAACGAAGTTCCCGGCCCTATTTGCGGGTATATAGGCAGCAATCGCCTTGGGGACGGGTGGGAGTTCCAACCCTAAGGATTTGATCTTTTCGAGGACGCTCATTCTTATGCGGGTTCCTTTTTTCTATTTTCTCTTCTATTCCTGGATCGGTTTGCCTTTTTTCAAGCAGATTCGGAAGATTCTTTTTCCTCGGACGTTTTCCCAAGGCCTCGGGGATTTTCCTTTACGTAGGGGGTGGCTTTGGCAAGCTTTTGCTAGGCAAGCATGTCCTCTAAACTGGAATTGGAACCCCATCCCGATTTTCCCGACGCCTATATGGTTTGTCG is a window encoding:
- a CDS encoding RidA family protein — protein: MSVLEKIKSLGLELPPVPKAIAAYIPANRAGNFVFTSGQLPLKDGKLLLTGTLGAGLKVEDLKTATEQATLNGLAAISGIIGDLDQIQAIVKIGVFVASSPDFTEQHLVANHASNLLLEIFGEKGKHARFAVGNSALPLGSPVEVELTVSVG